The proteins below come from a single Eremothecium sinecaudum strain ATCC 58844 chromosome II, complete sequence genomic window:
- the SWC3 gene encoding Swc3p (Syntenic homolog of Ashbya gossypii AEL336W; Syntenic homolog of Saccharomyces cerevisiae YAL011W (SWC3)), producing MVQLRSTSRPSSSDSNKPSRSVVARKQGTRKRRNHFDSSNEVDTYGLVGGEASSGRPFQIIERLPCSIEPPKYSVFTQALSVRDSAVLYSSLLASRRTWIKAEMFELYWSKQYMNAKDKEKMLQDGIDPDEIDQSAAREKMHKLSDAVMTGGPHTLPIRMFILKNDEVESKWQDMQESRKRNKELKRQREAEEKERRREARKKQQMLKKEEKLKKSEDAKREKERRKKLLQEEQDKLKKDPRIVTSSTMIPRTPMNSKKLGTSLSKAQQQAFENQKMIANLNMMAQQDRALNKLMIEVANGEAPPADVKRFKTYIEKARNMDPPPNWRPRLIQKNMTKKTTQKGPETTSIGSGSGELPKNSIIHDDSENHLMSSQSSLSVATTESNTPLHTSSPGAENLALGSDSVTSICKYNAVEKGNKSSNSTIFSDSSNSTQLHDTKDSQPDDTFPTQSIPKSDENSSINNMEKSRDLESSNDTSHTIPSSSGEVKTENALEISAVSSRSYDNSDALLKSTPGSRSLTNIIDKDGLLLNVNQDTTGVKPKRKYTKRKKESVEEEDKSMQLTTFQQKYLEGADILFEYLENPNMRFLFPKDAILEPLEDGESYLMSWIVIHNAKEIEQFKSRRLKEMNKYKKKRPADEETKDDAIADFNVYLDPRCPQPLYTPMTVTLSNIHKKFTPIMMNSVNKAEDVRTFMKTILDCGQRLSGYNIWFQLDACDDKDLAESLRAELNDYEQGFKSKRHRKQI from the coding sequence ATGGTTCAATTAAGGTCTACGTCTAGACCATCATCTTCAGACTCGAATAAGCCATCCAGAAGCGTAGTGGCAAGGAAGCAAGGAACAAGAAAGAGGCGTAATCATTTTGATAGTTCAAATGAAGTTGACACATATGGATTGGTCGGTGGCGAAGCTAGTTCTGGTCGTCCATTTCAGATTATAGAGAGATTACCATGTTCCATTGAACCTCCAAAATATAGTGTCTTTACTCAAGCTTTATCAGTGCGCGATTCTGCTGTGTTATACAGTTCTCTGCTGGCGTCGAGAAGGACTTGGATTAAAGCAGAAATGTTTGAACTATATTGGTCAAAACAATATATGAATGCGAAGgataaagaaaaaatgCTACAAGATGGAATTGATCCAGATGAAATTGATCAGTCAGCTGCAAGAGAAAAGATGCATAAATTGAGTGACGCAGTTATGACGGGTGGTCCTCACACTCTTCCTATAAGAATGTTCATTCTGAAAAACGACGAAGTCGAATCCAAATGGCAAGATATGCAGGAGTCAAGAAAGAGGAACAAGGAACTTAAAAGACAGCGCGAAGCAGAGGAGAAAGAACGCCGTCGTGAGGCCCGTAAAAAGCAGCAGATGCTTAAGAAAGAGGAAAAGTTAAAGAAATCAGAAGATGCTAAGAGAGAGAAGGAAAGGAGGAAGAAGTTACTACAAGAAGAACAGGATAAGCTTAAGAAAGACCCCAGAATCGTTACATCTTCTACAATGATACCAAGAACACCTATGAATTCGAAAAAATTGGGAACCTCTCTTAGTAAGGCCCAACAACAGGCATttgaaaatcaaaaaatGATAGCAAATTTAAATATGATGGCACAGCAGGATAGAGCTCTGAATAAGTTAATGATAGAGGTTGCGAATGGAGAAGCACCTCCTGCAGATGTTAAACGATTTAAGACTTACATCGAAAAAGCGAGAAATATGGACCCCCCTCCAAATTGGAGGCCAAGACTGATCCAGAAGAACATGACTAAAAAAACCACCCAAAAGGGTCCAGAAACTACCAGTATTGGATCCGGAAGTGGGGAACTACCTAAGAACTCCATCATACATGATGATTCCGAGAACCATTTAATGTCGTCTCAATCATCTCTTTCAGTTGCAACTACAGAATCCAATACACCACTTCATACATCTTCGCCAGGGGCAGAGAATCTAGCGTTGGGGAGTGATAGTGTGACCAGCATATGCAAATACAATGCAGTTGAAAAAGGGAACAAAAGTAGTAATTCTACCATATTTTCAGATTCAAGCAACAGTACGCAATTACATGATACAAAGGATTCGCAACCAGACGATACGTTCCCAACACAAAGTATACCGAAGAGTGATGAAAATTCATCCATTAATAATATGGAGAAATCTCGGGATTTAGAAAGTAGCAACGATACCAGTCACACAATACCTAGCTCCTCTGGTGAAGTAAAAACTGAAAATGCATTAGAGATATCAGCTGTGAGTAGTCGTTCATATGATAATTCTGATGCATTATTAAAATCAACTCCAGGAAGCAGGAGTTTGACTAATATTATAGACAAAGATGGATTGCTGTTGAATGTTAATCAGGATACTACCGGTGTAAAACCCAAGAGGAAGTATACCAAAAGGAAAAAGGAGTCTgtagaagaagaagataaatCAATGCAGCTCACTACGTTTCAGCAAAAATATTTGGAGGGTGCCGATATCCTTTTTGAGTACCTAGAAAACCCTAATATGAGATTTTTGTTTCCGAAGGACGCTATATTGGAGCCATTAGAAGATGGTGAAAGTTATTTAATGTCCTGGATAGTAATCCATAATGCTAAGGAGATAGAGCAATTTAAGAGCAGAAGATTAAAGGAAATGAACAAATATAAGAAAAAGCGTCCTGCAGATGAAGAGACAAAGGATGATGCAATAGCGGATTTCAATGTATATCTCGATCCGAGATGCCCGCAACCATTGTACACTCCAATGACTGTTACTCTATCTAATATACATAAGAAGTTTACTCCTATCATGATGAACAGTGTTAATAAAGCAGAGGACGTAAGGACGTTTATGAAAACTATTTTAGACTGTGGCCAAAGATTATCCGGATATAACATATGGTTTCAGTTAGATGCTTGCGACGACAAGGATTTAGCGGAGTCTTTGCGAGCAGAGCTAAACGATTACGAACAGGGCTTCAAGTCCAAAAGGCATAGGAAACAGATTTAA
- the SMC5 gene encoding DNA repair ATPase SMC5 (Syntenic homolog of Ashbya gossypii AEL337C; Syntenic homolog of Saccharomyces cerevisiae YOL034W (SMC5)) has translation MASVMNFRQVLHSRDDEEDDLDLQHRNKIRRNEMDYSDFKDGAIIRLRLTNFVTYALTEFHLSPYLNMIIGPNGSGKSTFVCAICLGLAGKPEYIGRAKRVEDYIKNGTEQSIIEITLKNSRLVNGFPMIKSTDDVITIKTVIMKSKKKCVYSINQQSASENQVKALVSVLNIQLDNLCQFLSQERVEEFARLKSNKLLEETIRSIDPSLVDMLEEVKNDQQEEINLSRDVEINKKKLEKLLVKKESLETQVRALEEYERKKNEIDVHKKLLPYARVKNHKRQLKDLKKIYELAKQELKEFLKDKRPYKVANEELIEASSEIEKIRKEKEEQYNALMKVQSNIIAKIQEHKNSVEDLKKKITYYRTRRENMQRKIEKAEEDIFNRNKLLETLSLPSQQDMDKYESMRVNLYEKESEIERKKEELDSTARALNRELTTVRSRSERLKRDLASNDNLNVLRGQTGRLDEVRRACEYIRQHPEMTGKVLEPPIVTISCPDAKIASYLTTCVDWHTSISLTMVDSATYKQFNDQILQSFQVNLRELASIEVPYPYPIDSIRSLGFEGYLCDFIKGDEAVIQMLKEQQKIHTIPVSTSDLDSRVIDELRRPDSQGQLKFRRVIAGDYVYDFKRSRYGDRQIFSTDVQVKKAQFYMGSGMSESLKQNVRQELLQLRERYQALQKEIAETTEFKKQYASPMAQIKEELRELQQQIHDMNHKRMLKSRTISEINSIKQKVDEYKRDMNKDVSAAIAGCEEQIGSLLRAQTDELKLMVKNMRDIQLVQQALAELGIKHIEARNRERTFNDIIGFFNERETQLREKAEEAKAAYAAVKDTAEFKGWMQQIRSYSDEVRSELSEWANRYEDNGQFTLSTILDIVSRLETEIQMTNHDDSVITILKQTLENINYLQVTLPKQVEKLNSIRIGIKSLASELEPKLDETVQKISQRFRALFSNVGSAGEVCLVKPNLYSEWKIEIKVKFRDVAELKQLDSHTQSGGERAVSTVLYMIALQDFTNAPFRVVDEINQGMDARNERIVHKAMVENACSGSTSQYFLITPKLLTRLQYHEKMRIHCVFAGSWIPDPSLDSERIHFGELTRYQL, from the coding sequence ATGGCATCAGTAATGAACTTTAGACAAGTTTTACATTCGAGggatgatgaagaggaCGATCTTGATCTTCAACATCGGAATAAGATTCGAAGAAACGAGATGGACTATTCAGACTTTAAAGATGGGGCAATAATTAGATTGCGTTTGACTAATTTCGTAACATATGCATTGACTGAATTTCACCTCTCGCCATATTTGAATATGATTATAGGCCCCAATGGTTCAGGAAAGTCTACATTTGTTTGTGCGATATGTTTAGGCCTTGCAGGTAAGCCAGAATACATTGGAAGAGCAAAGCGAGTGGAAGATTATATTAAGAATGGTACGGAACAAAGCATTATAGAGATAACTTTAAAGAATAGTAGGCTGGTGAATGGATTTCCCATGATAAAGTCGACGGATGATGTTATTACCATAAAAACTGTCATTATGAAGTCCAAAAAGAAGTGTGTTTATTCCATAAATCAACAGAGTGCCAGTGAAAACCAGGTGAAGGCGTTGGTTTCTGtattaaatattcaattgGACAATTTGTGTCAGTTTCTCTCACAAGAGCGTGTAGAGGAGTTTGCTCGTTTAAAATCTAATAAGTTATTAGAGGAGACGATTCGCTCAATTGATCCTTCACTTGTTGATATGTTAGAGGAAGTTAAAAATGACCAGCAAGAAGAAATCAATCTTAGTCGTGATGTAGAGattaataaaaagaagCTGGAGAAGCTACTTGTAAAAAAAGAGTCACTGGAGACCCAGGTTCGTGCCCTTGAGGAATACGAAAGAAAGAAGAATGAAATAGATGTTCATAAGAAATTACTCCCCTATGCCCGGGTTAAGAATCATAAGAGGCAACTTAAGGACCTTAAGAAGATATATGAATTAGCTAAACAAGAGCTTAAGGAATTTTTGAAGGATAAGAGGCCATATAAAGTGGCGAATGAAGAACTAATAGAAGCTTCCAGTGAAATAGAGAAAATTAGAAAGGAAAAGGAGGAACAATATAATGCATTAATGAAAGTCCAATCTAATATTATAGCAAAGATCCAAGAGCACAAAAATTCTGTTGAAgatttgaagaagaagataacATATTACCGAACTCGGCGGGAAAATATGCAAAGAAAAATTGAAAAGgctgaagaagatatttTCAATCGTAATAAGCTGCTGGAGACCTTATCATTACCTAGCCAGCAAGATATGGATAAATATGAAAGCATGCGTGTGAATCTTTATGAAAAGGAATCGGAGATCGAAAGAAAAAAAGAAGAATTGGATTCCACAGCTAGGGCACTGAATAGGGAACTAACTACTGTAAGGTCTAGAAGTGAGAGGCTAAAAAGGGACCTGGCGTCAAATGATAATTTAAATGTCCTAAGGGGGCAGACTGGGAGGCTTGACGAAGTCAGAAGAGCATGTGAATATATAAGGCAACATCCTGAGATGACTGGCAAAGTTTTGGAACCCCCGATTGTTACTATAAGTTGCCCTGACGCAAAAATAGCCTCGTATCTCACAACATGCGTAGATTGGCATACATCAATATCACTAACTATGGTGGATTCAGCTACCTACAAGCAATTTAATGATCAAATACTTCAAAGTTTTCAGGTAAACTTGAGAGAATTGGCATCAATTGAGGTTCCATACCCATACCCTATTGACAGTATAAGGAGTTTAGGGTTTGAGGGATACCTTTGCGATTTCATTAAAGGTGATGAGGCAGTGATTCAAATGCTGAAAGAACAACAAAAAATCCACACAATTCCTGTATCTACAAGTGATCTCGATTCCCGAGTCATAGATGAACTTAGACGACCAGACAGCCAGGGACAGTTAAAGTTTAGAAGAGTGATTGCTGGGGACTATGTTTATGATTTCAAGCGGTCACGCTATGGTGATAGACAAATCTTCTCCACAGATGTTCAAGTTAAAAAGGCGCAGTTCTATATGGGTAGTGGCATGTCAGAAAGTTTAAAGCAAAATGTGAGACAAGAGTTGTTGCAATTGAGAGAGAGATATCAAGCTTTGCAAAAGGAAATAGCAGAAACAACGGAATTTAAAAAGCAGTATGCTTCTCCAATGGCTCAAATAAAAGAAGAACTGAGAGAATTACAGCAACAAATACATGATATGAATCATAAAAGAATGCTTAAATCAAGGACTATCAGTGAAATAAATAGTATTAAACAAAAAGTGGATGAATACAAAAGAGATATGAACAAGGATGTTTCTGCTGCGATTGCTGGTTGTGAAGAACAGATTGGTTCGTTATTGCGAGCTCAGACAGATGAGCTGAAACTGATGGTTAAAAATATGAGGGATATACAGCTTGTTCAACAAGCACTCGCTGAACTAGGCATAAAACATATAGAAGCTCGAAATAGGGAACGGACATTCAATGACATTATCGGATTTTTTAATGAGAGAGAAACACAATTGAGAGAAAAAGCTGAAGAAGCCAAAGCAGCATATGCAGCTGTTAAAGATACGGCTGAATTTAAAGGTTGGATGCAACAAATACGTTCTTATTCAGATGAAGTAAGGAGTGAACTCTCTGAATGGGCAAATAGGTATGAAGATAATGGGCAGTTTACGCTGTCAACTATTTTAGACATCGTATCTAGATTGGAAACCGAAATTCAAATGACGAACCATGATGACTCTGTAATTACAATTCTGAAGCAGACACTAGAGAACATAAACTATCTGCAAGTCACTCTACCAAAGCAGGTCGAAAAATTGAATTCTATTAGAATAGGGATAAAATCCTTAGCAAGTGAACTGGAGCCAAAACTAGACGAAACTGTACAGAAAATCTCTCAACGTTTCAGAGCTCTGTTTAGCAACGTCGGCAGCGCTGGCGAAGTCTGCCTTGTAAAGCCCAATTTGTATTCTGAATGGAAAATTGAAATCAAGGTCAAGTTTAGAGATGTTGCTGAATTAAAGCAACTAGATTCTCATACACAATCTGGTGGTGAAAGAGCCGTATCGACTGTTTTATACATGATTGCATTACAAGATTTCACTAATGCTCCATTTAGAGTCGTCGATGAAATTAATCAAGGTATGGATGCCCGAAATGAAAGGATTGTTCATAAAGCTATGGTGGAAAATGCGTGCTCAGGAAGTACTTCACAATATTTTCTCATCACTCCGAAGCTCTTAACACGCTTACAATATCATGAAAAGATGAGAATACATTGCGTTTTTGCTGGATCTTGGATACCGGATCCAAGTTTAGATAGTGAACGGATTCACTTTGGTGAACTGACTAGATACCAACTATAG
- the MSE1 gene encoding glutamate--tRNA ligase MSE1 (Syntenic homolog of Ashbya gossypii AEL338C; Syntenic homolog of Saccharomyces cerevisiae YOL033W (MSE1)) — MVLLTLTRPASSLVTPKKVLSSLKNLPSTRKSAKDVHPKTPARTRFAPSPTGFLHLGSLRTALYNYLLAKNTGGQFLLRLEDTDRKRLVPGAEENIYNTLRWAGIKYDEGPGVNEVYGPYRQSERTGIYAKYSELLIKSGHAYRCFCTKERLNSLKESAMALIPPTTVTYDRKCAKLSAEEEQELLNRKIPYTIRFRSPKVYDTFHDLLHGELNLQPQVNLSDIRYDDIILVKSDNLPTYHFANVVDDHLMKITHVVRGEEWMLSTPKHIALYKAFGWQPPQFVHIPLLTTTGDKKLSKRNRDTNIDSLREKGFLPEALVNFCVLFGWSAPRELAEAQRECFTLSELETLFSLNYLAKGNAKVDDSKLLFFNKHYMTSRLKDADQLKELSLNLYIKLRNKYPELSPSKVENIVKVIGPNLTTIYDAETQFQYLFTKPNYANNKHFDEFKANYNKQDVDAVLSKFQCRLTDDNMNNLINEIAKQDKIPKKMIFECLRFALAASCPGLKLPALASLLGIEESKCRILDALHMEL, encoded by the coding sequence ATGGTTCTCCTCACTTTAACCAGACCAGCGTCTAGTCTGGTGACCCCCAAGAAGGTTTTATCTAGTCTGAAGAATCTTCCTTCTACTCGAAAATCCGCAAAAGATGTTCATCCGAAAACACCTGCAAGAACTAGATTCGCCCCATCCCCTACGGGATTTCTGCATTTAGGATCTCTAAGAACTGCATTATACAACTATCTGTTAGCCAAGAATACTGGTGGGCAGTTTCTCTTACGCCTAGAGGACACCGACAGAAAGAGACTGGTACCAGGTGCTGAAGAGAATATATACAACACCTTACGATGGGCAGGTATAAAATATGACGAAGGACCAGGTGTTAATGAGGTATATGGTCCGTATCGCCAAAGTGAGCGAACTGGAATTTACGCAAAATACTCTGAGCTTTTAATAAAATCTGGACATGCGTATCGATGTTTTTGCACAAAGGAAAGGCTAAATAGCTTGAAGGAATCTGCTATGGCACTAATACCTCCGACAACAGTTACTTATGATCGAAAGTGTGCAAAGCTAAGTgctgaagaagagcaagaaCTGTTGAATAGGAAAATACCCTACACTATTAGATTTCGGTCTCCCAAAGTATATGATACATTTCATGATTTACTTCATGGTGAATTAAACCTACAACCACAAGTCAACCTAAGCGATATAAGGTACGATGACATAATTCTAGTAAAGTCAGATAATCTTCCTACTTATCACTTTGCAAATGTGGTTGACGACCACCTAATGAAGATTACACATGTGGTTAGGGGCGAAGAATGGATGCTTTCTACCCCAAAGCATATTGCCTTGTATAAAGCATTTGGTTGGCAACCTCCACAATTTGTTCACATTCCCCTGTTAACTACAACAGGTGATAAGAAACTCAGCAAAAGGAACCGTGATACTAATATAGACTCGCTGAGAGAAAAAGGGTTTCTTCCCGAGGCATTGGTTAACTTCTGTGTACTGTTCGGCTGGTCAGCACCTCGAGAATTAGCAGAGGCACAGCGCGAATGTTTTACACTATCCGAATTAGAAACTTTGTTCAGCCTGAACTACCTCGCCAAAGGTAATGCCAAAGTTGATGACAGTAAGCTGCTCTTTTTCAACAAACATTATATGACTTCAAGACTTAAGGATGCAGATCAACTCAAAGAGCTTTCGTTAAATCTGTACATCAAACTAAGAAATAAGTATCCCGAACTATCTCCATCAAAAGTTGAAAACATTGTAAAAGTAATTGGGCCAAACCTAACAACTATTTATGATGCTGAAACACAGTTTCAATACCTTTTCACAAAACCGAACTACGCGAATAACAAACATTTTGATGAATTCAAAGCCAACTATAACAAGCAAGATGTTGATGCTGTATTATCCAAATTCCAATGCCGGCTAACAGACGATAACATGAACAATTTAATAAATGAAATAGCCAAACAAGATAAAATACCTAAAAAAATGATATTTGAATGTTTGAGATTCGCTCTGGCAGCTTCATGCCCCGGGCTAAAACTCCCAGCATTGGCCTCTTTGCTAGGTATTGAAGAATCCAAATGCAGAATATTAGATGCCTTGCATATGGAATTGTAA
- the OPI10 gene encoding Opi10p (Syntenic homolog of Ashbya gossypii AEL339C; Syntenic homolog of Saccharomyces cerevisiae YOL032W (OPI10)) encodes MFAAIASGNPLQPSTEVPNTNGLQHTILLSETKAKSYSHISLFILPGVTFPPEYLATVYFKLSPDEEFKLFGQLGAEKPSAIFKVKLPNPSLNNRSTTSEGLGEIDMDNEEGVAASPHNISELIIGISIEPREMALAKLAQWKAEQSQTVNNNALVVRKSATGSISTPGELARAYPSLTQQLASKIVQHAYNYLTGFVDSSNSVPIKKFENWWDKFNKRLENDATFLDEISSE; translated from the coding sequence ATGTTCGCTGCTATTGCTTCTGGAAATCCTTTGCAACCATCAACTGAAGTCCCCAATACAAATGGACTACAACACACCATCTTGCTTTCTGAAACAAAGGCCAAAAGTTACTCTCATATTTCTTTATTCATTTTACCTGGAGTAACTTTTCCTCCTGAATATTTGGCTACTGTATACTTTAAACTGAGCCCGGATGAGGAATTCAAGTTATTTGGACAACTAGGGGCAGAGAAACCGAGTGCAATATTTAAGGTTAAACTGCCGAATCCAAGTCTTAACAATCGCTCCACAACTAGTGAAGGTTTAGGTGAAATTGATATGGATAATGAGGAGGGGGTCGCAGCTTCACCACATAATATATCTGAATTGATAATAGGGATATCTATTGAACCGCGTGAAATGGCTCTGGCAAAACTCGCACAATGGAAGGCTGAACAAAGTCAAACTGTTAATAATAACGCTTTGGTTGTTAGAAAAAGTGCCACAGGCTCAATATCTACTCCCGGTGAGCTGGCTCGGGCTTATCCTTCCTTGACTCAGCAATTGGCAAGTAAAATTGTCCAACATGCATACAATTACTTGACAGGATTTGTGGACTCTAGCAATAGTGTTCCAATTAAAAAGTTTGAAAATTGGTGGGATAAATTCAATAAAAGGTTGGAAAATGACGCTACATTCTTAGATGAAATCTCAAGCGAGTAG
- the SIL1 gene encoding Sil1p (Syntenic homolog of Ashbya gossypii AEL340W; Syntenic homolog of Saccharomyces cerevisiae YOL031C (SIL1)), giving the protein MYWFPLLVVTLTAANQVLLKPQDEDSFPTSRTIQDDIICEGDSCYPIDFQPKEEWQEVKELQRIPGGLEVRINLKTGEKEARLLNSEMSSESYDNQAAGLQMVDDSSEYEFSTQFQHIRESLLPTAPNYKEIEDQLEDLVEFASDYRFGLKCVNHEFFLLRSIVLNRALPTEVKETAVRFLTAALRNNIPAIEVVNTRDPSFAHSLLNEAAHYSEENGSKENVLIRRYLSIVEVLTNNESSLIVSEDALMKIYNVDDEAVRIKVLLLVSRFHLLEESNPVAYKAYLESPNAEEWMKRIATFIPMPALDEFQVRELFKGLYHYKKGIGRPVKLGSNFINWLADQCDERKEQVANNIEERDPDKREFDKLLIISRHLVFGNPMAHRMKNFDHDEL; this is encoded by the coding sequence ATGTATTGGTTCCCCCTCTTGGTAGTTACACTTACTGCAGCTAATCAAGTATTGTTGAAACCACAGGACGAGGATTCATTCCCCACCAGTAGGACTATACAGGACGATATTATTTGTGAGGGCGACAGCTGCTATCCAATCGATTTCCAGCCCAAAGAAGAGTGGCAAGAAGTTAAGGAGCTACAGCGTATTCCAGGTGGACTAGAAGTTCGTATAAACTTGAAAACGGGCGAGAAAGAAGCGAGGTTGTTGAATTCAGAGATGTCTTCAGAATCATATGATAATCAGGCGGCGGGTTTGCAAATGGTTGACGATTCATCTGAGTACGAGTTCTCCACCCAATTTCAGCACATAAGGGAGTCGCTGCTACCTACAGCACCTAATTATAAGGAGATAGAGGACCAGCTAGAAGATTTGGTGGAATTTGCTTCTGACTACCGGTTTGGCCTTAAATGCGTTAATCATGAGTTCTTTTTGCTACGTTCCATCGTTTTAAACCGTGCTTTGCCAACTGAGGTGAAGGAAACTGCAGTAAGGTTTCTTACAGCTGCCTTAAGGAACAATATACCTGCTATTGAAGTCGTGAACACTAGAGACCCTAGTTTTGCGCATTCATTGCTGAACGAGGCTGCGCATTATAGCGAGGAAAATGGCAGCAAAGAGAATGTTTTGATTAGAAGGTACTTGTCTATTGTGGAAGTTTTAACTAATAATGAGTCTTCCTTGATTGTGAGCGAAGACGCCTTGATGAAAATCTACAACGTTGATGATGAAGCTGTAAGAATAAAGGTTTTGCTGCTCGTTTCACGGTTCCACCTTCTAGAAGAGTCTAATCCTGTGGCATACAAAGCGTATCTAGAATCGCCGAACGCCGAAGAGTGGATGAAGAGAATTGCTACGTTTATTCCTATGCCAGCTCTTGACGAGTTTCAGGTTCGTGAACTTTTCAAGGGGTTGTATCACTACAAGAAGGGAATAGGTCGTCCAGTCAAACTAGGCAGCAATTTTATTAACTGGCTTGCTGACCAATGCGACGAAAGAAAGGAACAAGTCGCTAACAATATAGAAGAGAGGGACCCTGATAAGCGCGAGTTCGACAAGTTGTTGATTATCAGCAGGCATTTGGTATTTGGAAACCCAATGGCACATCGAATGAAAAACTTTGACCACGATGAATTATAG
- the CYS3 gene encoding cystathionine gamma-lyase CYS3 (Syntenic homolog of Ashbya gossypii AEL341W; Syntenic homolog of Saccharomyces cerevisiae YAL012W (CYS3)), with the protein MGYLPSDSFATKAIHAGAHSDEHGSVIEPISLSTTFRQSSPAVPIGEYEYSRSQNPNRKNLEDAIAALENAKYGLAFSSGSATTAVILQSLPQGSHVVSIGDVYGGTHRYFTAVANTHGVETTFTNNLVEDLPNLIKENTKLVWIESPTNPTLKVTDIEYVTKIAKGVTKDIVVVVDNTFLSPYLSNPLNFGADIVIHSATKYINGHSDVVMGVLATNNDALYERLKYLQNAVGAIPSPFDCWMTHRGLKTLHLRSKQSSITAQKIAEFLAQSEDVILVNYPGLPTHENYEVVKKQHRGGMGGGMISFRVKGGAVSAAKFSSSTRLFALAESLGGVESLLEVPAVMTHGGIPKEQREQSGVFDDLIRLSVGIEDTDDLLEDIKQALLASKQ; encoded by the coding sequence ATGGGATATCTACCATCTGATTCTTTTGCCACGAAAGCTATCCATGCGGGTGCACACAGTGATGAACATGGTTCTGTGATTGAGCCTATTTCTTTGTCTACAACTTTCAGACAGTCCTCTCCTGCTGTACCAATTGGTGAATACGAGTACTCCAGATCACAAAATCCCAACAGGAAGAATTTGGAAGATGCTATTGCTGCTCTAGAAAACGCCAAGTACGGTTTGGCGTTTTCTTCTGGTTCTGCCACTACTGCAGTTATCTTGCAGTCCTTGCCTCAAGGTTCTCACGTGGTCTCCATTGGCGATGTCTACGGCGGTACGCATAGATACTTCACAGCTGTTGCCAACACCCACGGTGTTGAAACCACTTTCACTAATAACCTTGTTGAGGACCTTCCAAATTTAATCAAGGAAAATACTAAATTGGTTTGGATCGAGTCTCCTACCAACCCAACCTTGAAGGTTACTGATATTGAATATGTCACTAAAATTGCTAAAGGTGTCACCAAGGACATTGTTGTCGTCGTCGATAACACATTTTTATCCCCATACCTGTCTAACCCTCTAAATTTTGGCGCTGACATTGTTATCCATTCAGCAACCAAATACATTAACGGCCATTCCGATGTCGTTATGGGTGTATTAGCCACCAATAACGACGCACTTTACGAAAGATTGAAGTATTTGCAAAATGCTGTCGGAGCTATTCCATCACCATTTGACTGTTGGATGACGCACAGAGGGTTGAAGACCTTACATTTGCGTTCAAAACAGTCTAGTATTACTGCTCAAAAGATTGCTGAGTTCTTAGCTCAATCCGAAGATGTTATTTTGGTCAACTACCCAGGATTGCCAACCCACGAAAATTATGAGGTTGTTAAGAAACAGCACCGTGGCGGTATGGGAGGCGGTATGATTTCATTCCGTGTCAAAGGTGGTGCTGTCAGTGCTGCTAAATTCTCTAGTTCCACTAGGTTATTCGCATTGGCTGAGTCTCTTGGAGGTGTTGAGTCTCTATTGGAAGTTCCAGCTGTTATGACCCATGGTGGTATTCCAAAGGAACAAAGAGAACAATCTGGTGTTTTTGATGACTTAATTAGACTTTCTGTTGGTATTGAAGACACTGATGACCTTTTGGAAGACATCAAGCAAGCATTGTTAGCCTCCAAACAGTAA